Proteins from a single region of Streptomyces vinaceus:
- a CDS encoding cytochrome ubiquinol oxidase subunit I, translated as MNSAIAIMADTPPQLLPARELMAFTLASHILLVPFGVALPAITLLMHYRGLRKGDPVALLLARRWSAVMAVQFAIGIVTGTVLSFEFGLLWPGLMGRWGDVFGLGFGVEAWAFFLEAILIALYLYGWRRLKPWTHFWLGLPLPLTALLGAFGIIAANSWMNTPRGFTLDAGGNPVDVNVRKAIFTPMFGPEYWHFVAGVVLTAGYVVAGVYAVGWLRGRRDHYHRLGFTVPFTVAAILTPVQFVLGDSIARSVFHKQPIKFAATEIVWKTDTHVPEYMFGRLHADGTVTGGLKIPQLDSILAGFSPDTQVTGLSSVPASDRPTATQATIAHWAFDIMVTIGSLLVLLALWYGWCWLRRRDLPRSPWFFRCAAVAGAACLVTVECGWITTEVGRQPWIVYENMRVSEAVTDTRAASLWTMLALVIVVYVLIFATFLGVLLKMRTRWRAADEQQGDAEAAGTPEGDTPYGPRRATAAAAPDHGSARGDGGAR; from the coding sequence ATGAACAGCGCAATCGCGATCATGGCGGACACCCCTCCGCAACTGCTCCCCGCCCGCGAACTGATGGCCTTCACCCTGGCCTCCCACATCCTGCTCGTGCCCTTCGGCGTGGCTCTGCCGGCCATCACCCTCCTGATGCACTACCGCGGCCTGCGCAAGGGCGACCCGGTCGCCCTGCTGCTCGCGCGGCGCTGGTCGGCGGTCATGGCCGTGCAGTTCGCCATCGGCATCGTCACCGGGACCGTGCTCTCCTTCGAGTTCGGCCTGCTCTGGCCGGGCCTGATGGGCCGGTGGGGCGATGTCTTCGGCCTCGGGTTCGGGGTGGAGGCGTGGGCGTTCTTCCTGGAGGCGATCCTCATCGCCCTCTACCTCTACGGCTGGCGCAGGCTGAAGCCGTGGACGCACTTCTGGCTGGGGCTCCCCCTGCCGCTGACGGCGCTGCTGGGGGCGTTCGGCATCATCGCCGCAAACTCCTGGATGAACACGCCGCGCGGCTTCACGCTCGACGCGGGCGGAAATCCCGTCGACGTCAACGTCCGCAAGGCGATCTTCACGCCGATGTTCGGCCCCGAGTACTGGCACTTCGTGGCGGGCGTCGTCCTCACGGCGGGCTACGTCGTGGCCGGGGTGTACGCGGTCGGGTGGCTGCGCGGCCGGCGTGACCACTACCACCGGCTGGGCTTCACCGTCCCGTTCACCGTCGCCGCGATCCTCACCCCCGTGCAGTTCGTGCTCGGGGACTCCATCGCGCGGTCCGTCTTCCACAAGCAGCCGATCAAGTTCGCCGCGACTGAGATCGTCTGGAAGACCGACACCCACGTACCCGAGTACATGTTCGGGCGCCTGCACGCCGACGGAACGGTCACCGGCGGGCTCAAGATCCCCCAACTGGACTCGATCCTCGCCGGTTTCAGTCCGGACACCCAGGTGACGGGGCTGTCGTCGGTCCCCGCGAGCGACCGCCCGACGGCGACGCAGGCCACGATCGCCCACTGGGCGTTCGACATCATGGTGACGATCGGAAGCCTCCTCGTCCTGCTCGCGCTCTGGTACGGCTGGTGCTGGCTGCGCCGCCGCGACCTGCCGCGCTCACCGTGGTTCTTCCGGTGCGCCGCCGTGGCCGGGGCGGCCTGCCTGGTGACGGTGGAATGCGGCTGGATCACCACCGAGGTGGGGCGCCAGCCCTGGATCGTCTACGAGAACATGCGGGTGTCCGAAGCCGTCACGGACACCCGGGCGGCGTCGCTGTGGACGATGCTCGCCCTCGTCATCGTGGTCTACGTACTGATCTTCGCGACCTTCCTGGGCGTCCTGCTCAAGATGCGCACCCGCTGGCGGGCCGCCGACGAACAGCAGGGCGATGCCGAGGCCGCCGGCACGCCGGAAGGCGACACCCCCTACGGGCCGCGCCGGGCGACCGCCGCGGCCGCACCGGATCACGGCTCCGCACGCGGTGACGGAGGAGCGCGATGA
- a CDS encoding SDR family oxidoreductase, which yields MEASSSDRSRTTAVPQVLKGQKALVTGANSGIGKATAIGLGRAGADVVVNYVSGQDAAEEVVREIEGFGVRAYAHEGDVSQEDQVVEMVARMVREFGTIDIMVANAGLQRDAAVTDMTVAQWSKVLDVNLTGQFLCAREATKEFLRRGVVPEVSRSAGKIICMSSVHQIIPWAGHVNYASSKGGVQMLMATLAQELAPHRIRVNAVAPGAIRTPINRSAWDTPEAEADLLRLIPYRRVGDPEDIANAVTVLASDLLDYVVGTTIYVDGGMTLFPGFATGG from the coding sequence GTGGAAGCCAGCAGCAGTGACCGTAGCCGAACGACCGCCGTCCCCCAGGTCCTCAAGGGGCAGAAGGCCCTGGTGACCGGGGCGAACTCCGGCATCGGCAAAGCCACCGCGATCGGCCTCGGACGGGCGGGCGCCGACGTCGTCGTGAACTACGTCTCCGGGCAGGACGCCGCGGAGGAGGTGGTGCGGGAGATCGAGGGCTTCGGGGTCCGCGCCTACGCGCACGAGGGTGACGTGTCGCAGGAGGACCAGGTGGTCGAGATGGTGGCCCGGATGGTCCGGGAGTTCGGGACCATCGACATCATGGTCGCCAACGCCGGTCTCCAGCGGGACGCCGCGGTCACCGACATGACCGTGGCCCAGTGGAGCAAGGTGCTGGACGTCAACCTCACCGGTCAGTTCCTGTGCGCCCGTGAGGCGACGAAGGAATTCCTGCGCCGCGGCGTCGTACCGGAGGTGTCCCGCTCCGCGGGGAAGATCATCTGCATGAGCTCGGTGCACCAGATCATCCCCTGGGCCGGGCACGTGAACTACGCCTCCTCCAAGGGCGGCGTACAGATGCTCATGGCCACGCTCGCGCAGGAACTCGCCCCGCACCGGATCCGGGTCAACGCCGTCGCTCCCGGAGCCATCCGCACGCCCATCAACCGCAGCGCCTGGGACACCCCCGAGGCCGAGGCGGACCTGCTGCGGCTCATCCCGTACCGCCGCGTCGGGGACCCCGAGGACATCGCGAACGCCGTGACCGTCCTCGCCTCCGACCTGCTCGACTACGTCGTGGGCACGACGATCTACGTGGACGGGGGCATGACCCTGTTCCCCGGGTTCGCCACCGGCGGCTGA
- a CDS encoding aldose 1-epimerase family protein — protein MHRTGAQFRLTCGPQTAVVVELGGALRHYSVGERPVVDGFEADDPIEGGRGQLLMPWPNRIGDGRYRWQGREPQLPLNEVEHANAIHGLLRWTSWQPVEQTERRVVLATTLWPQPGYPFHLVARAEYALDRHGMTVTLTARNIGDTPAPYGVGQHPYLAVGPRTVDDMLLTVPARTWLRTDDRGLPVASEPVSGTPLDFSAPRPIGPLHLDTAFTDLRREADGRAVVRLAEPSGAYGTDLWLGEGADFVQVFTGDTLPGPHRRRSVAVEPMSCGPDAFRRDAARVGLEPGARHTLQWGLAPWPGE, from the coding sequence ATGCATCGGACGGGAGCTCAGTTCCGGCTGACCTGTGGTCCGCAGACCGCCGTCGTCGTGGAATTGGGCGGCGCCCTGCGCCACTACTCCGTCGGCGAGCGCCCGGTCGTCGACGGTTTCGAAGCCGACGACCCGATCGAGGGCGGACGCGGGCAGCTCCTGATGCCGTGGCCCAACCGGATCGGCGACGGCCGGTACCGCTGGCAGGGGCGGGAGCCGCAGCTGCCGCTCAACGAGGTCGAACACGCCAACGCCATCCACGGTCTGCTGCGCTGGACGTCGTGGCAGCCGGTGGAGCAGACGGAGCGCCGGGTGGTGCTGGCGACCACGCTCTGGCCGCAACCCGGCTACCCCTTCCACCTGGTGGCCCGGGCCGAATACGCGCTCGACCGCCACGGCATGACGGTCACGCTCACCGCGCGGAACATCGGCGACACCCCGGCACCGTACGGGGTCGGCCAGCACCCGTACCTCGCCGTGGGGCCCCGCACGGTCGACGACATGCTGTTGACCGTCCCCGCCCGGACCTGGCTGCGCACCGACGACCGCGGCCTGCCCGTCGCGTCCGAGCCGGTCTCGGGGACGCCCCTCGACTTCTCCGCGCCGCGGCCCATCGGTCCGCTGCATCTGGACACGGCCTTCACGGACCTGCGGCGGGAAGCGGACGGCAGGGCCGTCGTACGCCTCGCCGAGCCGTCCGGTGCGTACGGCACCGACCTGTGGCTCGGCGAGGGGGCGGACTTCGTGCAGGTGTTCACCGGGGACACCCTGCCCGGACCGCACCGGCGCCGGAGCGTCGCCGTGGAGCCCATGAGCTGCGGCCCCGACGCCTTCCGCCGCGACGCCGCGCGCGTGGGTCTCGAACCGGGGGCCCGGCACACGCTGCAGTGGGGGCTCGCACCCTGGCCGGGGGAGTGA
- a CDS encoding universal stress protein, translating to MGHRVVVGVSGSPGSLTALHRAAAEARVRGAQLWVVLAWQAPGGDLGSRGPGGVPMLAAVKAAAVERLRLALDTAFGPAGPGVTLAGHAVRATAGAALVDAVSGPEDLLVVGTGARGAVRRLLRPSVARHCLAHAPCPVLTVPPSPLQAELDAVHRRNVWRLPLDTRELAE from the coding sequence GTGGGGCACAGAGTCGTGGTCGGTGTGAGCGGGAGCCCCGGAAGCCTGACGGCCCTGCACCGGGCCGCCGCCGAGGCCCGGGTGCGCGGCGCGCAGCTGTGGGTGGTCCTGGCCTGGCAGGCGCCGGGCGGCGACCTGGGCAGCCGCGGTCCGGGCGGGGTCCCGATGCTGGCCGCGGTCAAGGCGGCGGCCGTGGAGCGGCTGCGGCTCGCCCTGGACACCGCGTTCGGCCCGGCCGGCCCGGGCGTGACCCTCGCGGGCCATGCCGTACGGGCCACGGCCGGCGCGGCCCTCGTCGACGCGGTGAGCGGCCCCGAGGACCTGCTGGTCGTGGGGACGGGCGCGCGGGGCGCCGTACGCCGCCTGCTGCGGCCCTCGGTGGCCCGCCACTGCCTGGCGCACGCCCCCTGCCCCGTACTGACCGTGCCGCCGTCCCCGCTCCAGGCCGAACTCGACGCCGTCCACCGGCGCAACGTCTGGCGGCTGCCGCTGGACACCCGCGAACTTGCCGAATGA
- a CDS encoding APC family permease — translation MATPARPSRLRAWLLEGLTDQTRHRSGHGSPEAPDGSAAAAAADPGRPWWRVMCLTGLDYFSTLGYQPGIAALAAGLLSPLATVVLVVLTLLGALPVYRRVAEESPHGEGSIAMLERLLSFWKGKLFVLTLLGFAATDFLITITLSAADATAHLVENPHLTSMLNGHQVLITLILIALLGGVFLKGFSEAIGVAVVLVFSYLALNVVVIAVGLWQVISEPHVVTDWKQALVTEHGNVFMMIAIALVVFPKLALGLSGFETGVAVMPHVQGSPDDTDEKPAGRIRGTKKLLTTAAVIMSVFLITSSFVTTLLIPADAFQPGGEANGRALAYLAHEYLGSAFGTVYDISTILILWFAGSSAMAGLLNLMPRYLPRYGMAPHWARALRPMVIVFTLIAFLVTWIFDADVDAQGGAYATGVLVLITSAAVAVTIAARRAGERGWTIGFGLISAVFVYTTAVNVAERPDGVKIGACFIAGIMALSLLSRLARVFELRVTHIEFDDMAQRFVRDTANRTIRFIANEPDNRDFEEYRTKKAQIRADNDIPAGDDVMFVEVTVLDASEFESGMRVRGEVLHGRYRVLTLESSSIPNALAALLLHVRDETGQRPHIYFEWTEGNPMANFFRFFLFGQGEVAPVTREVIRAAEPDRDRRPHVHAG, via the coding sequence ATGGCCACCCCCGCCCGGCCGAGCCGCCTCAGGGCCTGGCTCCTGGAAGGCCTGACCGACCAGACGCGACACCGGTCGGGCCACGGGTCGCCGGAGGCGCCCGACGGGAGCGCAGCGGCCGCGGCCGCCGACCCCGGGCGGCCGTGGTGGCGCGTGATGTGTCTGACCGGTCTCGACTACTTCTCCACCCTCGGCTACCAGCCGGGCATCGCGGCGCTCGCCGCCGGCCTGCTGTCGCCGCTGGCCACGGTCGTGCTCGTGGTGCTCACCCTGCTGGGGGCGCTGCCCGTCTACCGCCGCGTCGCGGAGGAGAGCCCGCACGGCGAGGGCTCCATCGCCATGCTGGAGCGGCTGCTGTCGTTCTGGAAGGGCAAGCTCTTCGTCCTGACCCTGCTGGGCTTCGCGGCCACCGACTTCCTGATCACGATCACCCTGTCGGCGGCCGACGCGACCGCGCACCTGGTGGAGAACCCGCATCTGACCAGCATGCTCAACGGCCACCAGGTGCTGATCACCCTGATCCTGATCGCCCTGCTGGGCGGTGTCTTCCTCAAGGGGTTCAGCGAGGCCATCGGGGTGGCCGTGGTCCTGGTCTTCTCGTACCTCGCGCTCAACGTCGTCGTCATCGCGGTCGGCCTGTGGCAGGTCATCAGCGAGCCGCACGTCGTCACCGACTGGAAACAGGCACTGGTCACCGAACACGGCAACGTGTTCATGATGATCGCCATCGCCCTCGTCGTGTTCCCGAAGCTCGCCCTCGGCCTGTCCGGCTTCGAGACCGGCGTCGCCGTCATGCCGCACGTCCAGGGCTCCCCCGACGACACCGACGAGAAGCCAGCGGGCCGGATCCGGGGCACGAAGAAGCTGCTGACCACGGCCGCCGTGATCATGAGCGTCTTCCTGATCACCAGCAGCTTCGTCACCACCCTGCTGATCCCCGCCGACGCCTTCCAGCCCGGCGGCGAGGCCAACGGCCGCGCCCTCGCCTACCTGGCCCACGAATACCTCGGCTCCGCGTTCGGCACCGTCTACGACATCTCGACCATCCTCATCCTGTGGTTCGCGGGGTCCTCGGCCATGGCCGGCCTGCTCAACCTGATGCCCCGCTACCTGCCCCGCTACGGCATGGCCCCGCACTGGGCGCGGGCCCTGCGGCCGATGGTCATCGTGTTCACCCTGATCGCGTTCCTGGTGACCTGGATCTTCGACGCGGACGTGGACGCGCAGGGCGGCGCGTACGCCACGGGCGTGCTCGTCCTGATCACCTCCGCGGCCGTCGCCGTGACCATCGCGGCCCGCCGGGCCGGGGAGCGCGGCTGGACGATCGGCTTCGGTCTGATCTCCGCGGTCTTCGTCTACACCACCGCCGTCAACGTCGCCGAGCGTCCCGACGGCGTGAAGATCGGTGCCTGCTTCATCGCCGGCATCATGGCCCTCTCCCTCCTCTCCCGCCTCGCCCGCGTCTTCGAGCTGCGCGTCACGCACATCGAGTTCGACGACATGGCGCAGCGGTTCGTCCGCGACACCGCCAACCGCACGATCCGGTTCATCGCCAACGAGCCCGACAACCGGGACTTCGAGGAGTACCGGACGAAGAAGGCGCAGATCCGCGCCGACAACGACATCCCGGCCGGCGACGACGTCATGTTCGTCGAGGTCACCGTCCTGGACGCGTCGGAGTTCGAATCCGGCATGCGGGTGCGCGGCGAGGTCCTGCACGGCCGCTACCGCGTCCTGACCCTGGAGAGCTCCAGCATCCCCAACGCGCTGGCCGCCCTCCTCCTCCACGTACGGGACGAGACCGGGCAACGCCCCCACATCTACTTCGAGTGGACCGAGGGCAACCCGATGGCCAACTTCTTCCGCTTCTTCCTCTTCGGCCAGGGCGAGGTCGCCCCCGTCACCCGCGAGGTCATCCGCGCGGCCGAGCCCGACCGGGACCGCCGCCCCCACGTCCACGCCGGCTGA
- a CDS encoding alpha-ketoglutarate-dependent dioxygenase AlkB, whose protein sequence is MRTIPGLQGSLFDQGDEIRLGPLPGLRRTALGAGAWVDHLPGWLSGADTLFERLAEDVPWRAERRQMYEREVDVPRLLAFYGEGEPLPHPVLTEARDALTRHYAAELGEPFATAGLCLYRDGRDSVAWHGDRIGRSATEDTMVAILSVGDPRDLVLRPRDGGATLLRLPLGHGDLVVMGGSCQRTMEHAIPKSRRAVGPRISIQYRPRGVG, encoded by the coding sequence GTGCGTACGATCCCCGGCCTCCAGGGCTCCCTCTTCGACCAGGGCGACGAGATCCGCCTCGGCCCGCTCCCGGGGCTGCGCCGCACCGCGCTCGGTGCGGGCGCCTGGGTCGATCACCTGCCCGGCTGGCTCTCGGGCGCCGACACGCTGTTCGAGCGCCTCGCCGAGGACGTGCCGTGGCGGGCCGAGCGCCGCCAGATGTACGAACGCGAGGTCGACGTGCCGCGCCTGCTCGCCTTCTACGGTGAGGGCGAGCCGCTGCCGCACCCCGTCCTCACGGAGGCCAGGGACGCGCTGACCCGCCACTACGCCGCCGAACTCGGGGAACCCTTCGCCACCGCCGGGCTGTGCCTCTACCGCGACGGCCGCGACAGCGTCGCCTGGCACGGGGACCGCATCGGCCGGTCCGCCACCGAGGACACGATGGTCGCGATCCTCTCGGTCGGCGACCCCCGCGATCTCGTCCTGCGCCCCCGCGACGGCGGCGCCACCCTGCTGCGCCTGCCCCTGGGCCACGGCGACCTGGTCGTGATGGGCGGCTCCTGCCAGCGGACGATGGAGCACGCGATCCCCAAGTCCCGCCGCGCCGTCGGCCCCCGCATCAGCATCCAGTACCGCCCGCGCGGCGTGGGCTGA
- a CDS encoding YkvA family protein, with the protein MDAKVWLTIAALVALGLAIAAGVLLVRVFAARRLLLDAGIPLRDKALFWVAVIYTVSPVDLIPDPVYLDDIGVLLLALRSLHAAASAVRPGGAGVSKPAAAKEPDPA; encoded by the coding sequence ATGGACGCAAAGGTCTGGCTGACGATCGCCGCGCTCGTCGCCCTCGGGCTGGCGATCGCGGCCGGCGTGCTCCTCGTACGGGTCTTCGCGGCCCGGCGGCTGCTGCTCGACGCCGGGATCCCGCTGCGCGACAAGGCGCTGTTCTGGGTCGCGGTGATCTACACCGTCTCTCCGGTGGACCTCATCCCGGACCCGGTCTACCTCGACGACATCGGCGTACTGCTGCTGGCGCTGCGCTCCCTGCACGCGGCGGCCTCGGCGGTGCGGCCGGGCGGGGCCGGGGTCTCGAAGCCCGCCGCGGCGAAGGAACCGGATCCCGCGTAG
- a CDS encoding MarR family winged helix-turn-helix transcriptional regulator: MAETRWLDEREMRAWSGFLAASALVNRRLDQQLKDDSGLSHPQYEILVRLSAAPDGELRMTELANGLINSKSGLTYQVTQLEKAGLVRRRSCPSDVRGVFAVLTDAGRARLEEAAPGHVAMVREALIDVLTPAQLEALADGLGEVSRRLREHGG, translated from the coding sequence ATGGCTGAAACGAGATGGCTGGACGAGCGCGAGATGCGCGCCTGGAGCGGCTTCCTGGCCGCCTCCGCCCTGGTGAACCGCCGCCTCGACCAGCAGCTCAAGGACGACTCCGGCCTCTCCCACCCGCAGTACGAGATCCTCGTACGGCTCTCCGCCGCTCCGGACGGCGAGCTGCGGATGACGGAACTGGCCAATGGCCTGATCAATTCGAAGAGCGGTCTGACCTACCAGGTCACCCAGCTGGAGAAGGCGGGGCTGGTCCGCCGCCGCAGCTGCCCCTCCGACGTGCGCGGGGTCTTCGCCGTCCTCACGGACGCCGGCCGGGCCCGTCTGGAGGAGGCCGCGCCGGGGCACGTGGCCATGGTCCGGGAGGCACTCATCGACGTGCTGACCCCCGCGCAGCTCGAAGCACTCGCCGACGGGCTCGGCGAGGTGAGCCGCCGGCTGCGCGAGCACGGCGGATAG
- a CDS encoding DoxX family protein: MTSPSVTTSKPQAAAAPAVPPAFSTSAHDAGLLLLRVVLGLTMAGHGTQKLFGWFGGGGLSGTGQFFTASGYPAGDAMAVVAGLTETLGGLGLVLGLLTPLAGAAVVGTMINAIAVHGAGAFFAPKGIEYELLLTVAAAAVALTGPGKYAADRFLPVVRGHRLAHGLLAVALAVVIAGALLLVRN, translated from the coding sequence ATGACCAGCCCCTCCGTCACGACGAGCAAGCCGCAGGCCGCGGCCGCACCGGCCGTTCCGCCCGCCTTCTCCACCTCCGCCCACGACGCAGGCCTGCTCCTCCTGCGCGTCGTCCTCGGACTCACCATGGCCGGCCACGGCACCCAGAAGCTCTTCGGCTGGTTCGGCGGCGGCGGCCTCAGCGGCACCGGCCAGTTCTTCACCGCCAGCGGGTACCCGGCCGGCGACGCCATGGCCGTCGTCGCCGGCCTCACCGAGACCCTCGGCGGCCTCGGCCTCGTCCTCGGACTGCTCACCCCGCTCGCCGGGGCCGCCGTCGTCGGCACCATGATCAACGCGATCGCCGTGCACGGCGCCGGGGCGTTCTTCGCCCCGAAGGGCATCGAGTACGAGCTGCTCCTGACCGTCGCTGCGGCCGCCGTCGCCCTGACCGGCCCCGGCAAGTACGCGGCCGACCGCTTCCTGCCCGTCGTGCGCGGCCACCGCCTGGCGCACGGCCTCCTCGCCGTCGCCCTCGCCGTGGTCATCGCGGGCGCGCTGCTCCTCGTACGCAACTGA
- a CDS encoding glycoside hydrolase family 15 protein: protein MTQPIEDYALIGDLMTSGLVGRDGSIDWLCLPRFDSPACFAALLGDKENGHWRISPAGAPDDAQCTRRAYVDGSLVLESYWDTPDGGSFKVVDFMPQRDDAPDVMRIVECLAGEVAVRSVLRLRFDYGHVVPWVRRVDGERVAVAGPDSAWFRSEPAVPTWGEANSTCSEFSLAAGERVAFVLTWHASHEPRPEPVDPYEALLTSLADWRDWSAQCTYEGPYLEAVTRSLITLKALTYAPTGGIAAAATTSLPEEIGGVRNWDYRYCWLRDSTLTLGSLLETGFLDEARAWRSWLLRAIAGDPADLQIMYGIGGERRIPESDLPWLRGYASSAPVRVGNAAVDQLQLDVYGEVLDSLYLARSNGLPAERHAWRIQLALLDFLERNWRRPDEGLWEVRGPRRHFVHSKVMAWVAADRAVRTMESDPSLLGDVERWRTMRDEVHRDVIENGFDPVRGTFTQYYGSRELDAATLLIPRVGFLPPDDPRVIGTVDAVRAELGSSGLVRRYSTEGPSVDGLPGDEGAFLACSFWLADALHMTGRDKEARELFERLLAVRNDVGLLAEEYDPVTGRQLGNFPQAFSHVGLVNTAITLGRTHAPPPTV from the coding sequence ATGACACAACCCATCGAAGACTACGCACTCATCGGCGACCTCATGACCAGCGGGCTCGTCGGCCGCGACGGGTCCATCGACTGGCTGTGCCTGCCCCGCTTCGACTCGCCCGCCTGCTTCGCGGCGCTCCTCGGCGACAAGGAGAACGGCCACTGGCGGATCTCCCCCGCCGGGGCCCCCGATGACGCGCAGTGCACCCGCCGCGCCTACGTCGACGGCTCACTGGTCCTGGAGTCGTACTGGGACACCCCGGACGGCGGTTCGTTCAAGGTCGTCGACTTCATGCCGCAGCGCGACGACGCCCCCGACGTGATGCGCATCGTCGAGTGCCTGGCCGGCGAGGTCGCCGTACGCAGCGTGCTGCGCCTGCGCTTCGACTACGGGCACGTCGTCCCCTGGGTGCGGCGGGTCGACGGCGAGCGGGTCGCCGTCGCCGGACCCGACTCCGCGTGGTTCCGCAGCGAACCGGCCGTGCCCACCTGGGGCGAGGCCAACAGCACCTGCTCGGAGTTCAGCCTCGCCGCCGGCGAGCGGGTCGCCTTCGTCCTCACCTGGCACGCCTCGCACGAACCGCGCCCCGAGCCCGTCGACCCGTACGAGGCGCTGCTGACGAGCCTGGCCGACTGGCGGGACTGGTCCGCCCAGTGCACCTACGAGGGCCCCTACCTGGAGGCCGTCACCCGCTCCCTGATCACCCTCAAGGCCCTCACCTACGCCCCGACCGGCGGCATCGCGGCCGCCGCCACGACCTCCCTGCCCGAGGAGATCGGCGGCGTCCGCAACTGGGACTACCGCTACTGCTGGCTGCGCGACTCCACCCTGACCCTCGGCTCCCTCCTGGAGACGGGCTTCCTGGACGAGGCCCGCGCCTGGCGCTCCTGGCTGCTGCGCGCGATCGCCGGCGACCCCGCCGACCTCCAGATCATGTACGGCATCGGCGGCGAGCGGCGGATCCCCGAGTCCGACCTGCCGTGGCTGCGCGGCTACGCCTCCTCCGCTCCGGTCCGGGTCGGCAACGCGGCCGTGGACCAGCTCCAGCTCGACGTGTACGGGGAGGTCCTCGACTCCCTCTACCTGGCCAGGTCCAACGGCCTGCCCGCGGAGCGGCACGCCTGGCGGATCCAGCTCGCGCTCCTGGACTTCCTGGAGCGCAACTGGCGCAGGCCCGACGAGGGCCTGTGGGAGGTGCGCGGTCCGCGCCGCCACTTCGTGCACTCCAAGGTCATGGCCTGGGTCGCCGCGGACCGGGCCGTCCGCACGATGGAGAGCGATCCCTCGCTGCTGGGCGACGTCGAGCGGTGGCGGACCATGCGCGACGAGGTCCACCGGGACGTGATCGAGAACGGCTTCGACCCGGTGCGCGGCACCTTCACGCAGTACTACGGCTCCCGTGAGCTCGACGCGGCCACCCTGCTCATCCCACGGGTCGGGTTCCTGCCTCCCGACGACCCGCGCGTGATCGGCACGGTCGACGCGGTCCGGGCCGAGCTGGGCAGCAGCGGTCTGGTCCGCCGCTACAGCACCGAGGGGCCCTCCGTGGACGGGCTGCCCGGCGACGAAGGGGCCTTCCTGGCCTGCTCGTTCTGGCTGGCCGACGCCCTGCACATGACGGGGCGGGACAAGGAGGCGCGGGAGCTGTTCGAGCGGCTGCTGGCCGTACGCAACGACGTGGGGCTGCTCGCCGAGGAGTACGATCCGGTGACCGGCCGCCAACTCGGCAACTTCCCGCAGGCGTTCAGCCACGTAGGCCTGGTGAACACGGCCATCACCCTGGGCCGTACGCACGCCCCGCCCCCCACCGTCTGA